A region of Labeo rohita strain BAU-BD-2019 chromosome 2, IGBB_LRoh.1.0, whole genome shotgun sequence DNA encodes the following proteins:
- the slc39a6 gene encoding zinc transporter ZIP6 isoform X2 — MIGTWPYLFPVMLLTLPWACSVQAGSGCKSMAIPADGQMAEQAQQRHLQALFDKYGQNGSISLEGLYNLLKGVGLDRIRKVMVHHDSNEHNHTHTHDHAHAHVDKLTMHAHPVHNKKGVIDHNVEKSDPVPKVQSDPASGKKSQSDAHHNLYMKMNQDLITTLTTPSYVTKSRRTNRSADYDLTQDHAPFNSTQSNVTQSNHTHQTEDTPTHAHDDHDHDGLDHSSLPCQNASTILQSHGMTKEVGLSVKDFSYLCPALLMQIDSSSCLMHDDDHSDHSHHHNHHHHHHHNHNHTNGRSPRNASITIAWIGGFLSITLISLLALVGVVLIPLINRVCFNFLLSFLVALAVGTLSGDALLHLIPHSQGHHHHGHSEHHHHGEEMEEDSLRPVWTGLTALSGVYIMFLIEHFLTLGKMYKDKKQKVQKRVDLVTEDLESEKLPSLEDNDVKTIEGAETNGGSAHGRGTAEEEEVMLGAELYNDIDCENKCHSHFHDTVGQSNEQHHHHHDYHHILHHHHSQNHHPHTHTHRHTHSYSLQHFQEAGVATLAWMVIMGDGLHNFSDGLAIGAAFTEGLSSGFSTSVAVFCHELPHELGDFAVLLKAGMSVRQAILYNLLSAMMGYLGMITGILIGHYAENVATWIFALTAGLFMYVALVDMVPEMLHNDASEAGFSHYGFFLLQNAGILLGFGIMLIIAIFEHRIQLDIGF, encoded by the exons ATGATTGGAACGTGGCCATACCTCTTTCCAGTAATGTTACTGACATTGCCGTGGGCGTGTTCAGTGCAGGCAGGTTCAGGCTGCAAGTCAATGGCCATCCCGGCTGATGGTCAGATGGCAGAACAGGCACAGCAGCGCCACCTACAGGCTCTATTTGACAAATACGGGCAAAATGGGAGTATTTCCTTAGAAGGTCTGTACAACCTACTAAAGGGGGTGGGGCTAGACCGCATCCGAAAAGTGATGGTGCATCACGACAGCAACGAACACAATCACACGCACACGCATGATCACGCACACGCTCATGTGGACAAACTCACCATGCACGCACATCCTGTCCACAACAAGAAGGGGGTTATTGACCATAATGTGGAAAAGAGTGACCCCGTCCCAAAAGTTCAGTCTGATCCTGCCTCGGGGAAGAAAAGCCAATCGGATGCTCATCATAATCTCTACATGAAGATGAATCAGGACTTGATCACAACTTTGACAACGCCCTCCTACGTCACAAAATCACGCCGGACCAATCGTAGTGCAGACTATGATTTAACGCAGGACCACGCCCCCTTTAACTCCACCCAGAGCAATGTAACACAGTCTAACCACACGCACCAGACTGAGGACACACCCACTCATGCACACGATGACCATGATCACGATGGACTTGACCATTCGAGTCTACCG tGTCAAAATGCCTCCACAATCTTGCAGTCACATGGCATGACAAAGGAAGTGGGTCTCTCTGTCAAGGACTTTAGTTACCTGTGCCCTGCCCTTCTCATGCAGATTGATTCCAGTTCTTGCCTTATGCATGATGATGACCATTCAG ATCATTCCCATCATCACAaccaccaccaccatcatcatcacaATCACAATCACACTAATGGCAGAAGCCCAAGGAATGCTTCAATTACCATTG CTTGGATTGGAGGGTTTCTCTCCATTACTTTAATCAGTTTACTGGCATTAGTTGGGGTGGTTTTGATTCCACTCATAAACAGAGTTTGCTTCAACTTCCTGCTGAGCTTCCTGGTGGCCCTTGCAGTGGGAACTCTCAGCGGAGATGCTCTCCTCCACCTCATACCACAT TCTCAGGGTCATCACCACCATGGCCACTCTGAGCATCATCACCATGGCGAAGAGATGGAAGAGGATTCCCTTCGGCCTGTGTGGACAGGACTCACAGCTCTGAGTGGAGTCTACATCATGTTCCTCATCGAACACTTCCTGACCCTTGGCAAAATgtacaaagacaaaaaacagaAG GTGCAGAAGAGGGTTGATCTCGTCACAGaagatctggaatctgagaaaCTGCCATCATTAGAAGACAATGACGTCAAAACAATTGAAG GTGCTGAAACGAACGGTGGAAGTGCACATGGGCGGGGCACTGCAGAGGAAGAGGAGGTGATGTTGGGGGCGGAGCTCTACAATGACATTGACTGTGAAAACAAATGCCACTCCCACTTCCATGACACCGTTGGCCAGTCAAACGAGcagcatcatcatcaccatGACTATCACCACATATTGCATCACCACCACTCCCAGAACCACCACCcgcatacacacacgcacagacacacacactcctaCTCGCTTCAGCACTTCCAGGAGGCCGGCGTGGCCACGCTCGCCTGGATGGTCATCATGGGAGACGGACTTCACAACTTTAGTGACGGACTTGCCATAG GGGCGGCGTTTACAGAAGGTCTGTCCAGTGGTTTTAGTACCTCAGTTGCTGTGTTCTGCCATGAGCTTCCTCATGAGCTTG GTGATTTTGCGGTCTTACTGAAGGCGGGTATGTCAGTACGACAGGCCATCTTGTACAATCTGCTCTCAGCCATGATGGGATATTTGGGCATGATCACAGGCATTCTGATCGGTCATTATGCTGAAAACGTTGCCACGTGGATCTTTGCTCTCACGGCTGGGTTATTCATGTATGTCGCTCTCGTGGACATG GTACCTGAGATGTTACACAATGACGCGAGCGAAGCAGGCTTCAGTCACTACGGCTTCTTCCTCCTGCAGAATGCTGGGATACTCCTAGGCTTTGGCATCATGCTTATTATTGCCATTTTTGAGCACAGGATTCAACTTGACATTGGCTTCTGA
- the slc39a6 gene encoding zinc transporter ZIP6 isoform X1, producing MAGKRCNLAILRVIKDTRAVSGFYDDVSLHTVWLKCSWCCVQNRRPERAYFRVWCACGLPDASMIGTWPYLFPVMLLTLPWACSVQAGSGCKSMAIPADGQMAEQAQQRHLQALFDKYGQNGSISLEGLYNLLKGVGLDRIRKVMVHHDSNEHNHTHTHDHAHAHVDKLTMHAHPVHNKKGVIDHNVEKSDPVPKVQSDPASGKKSQSDAHHNLYMKMNQDLITTLTTPSYVTKSRRTNRSADYDLTQDHAPFNSTQSNVTQSNHTHQTEDTPTHAHDDHDHDGLDHSSLPCQNASTILQSHGMTKEVGLSVKDFSYLCPALLMQIDSSSCLMHDDDHSDHSHHHNHHHHHHHNHNHTNGRSPRNASITIAWIGGFLSITLISLLALVGVVLIPLINRVCFNFLLSFLVALAVGTLSGDALLHLIPHSQGHHHHGHSEHHHHGEEMEEDSLRPVWTGLTALSGVYIMFLIEHFLTLGKMYKDKKQKVQKRVDLVTEDLESEKLPSLEDNDVKTIEGAETNGGSAHGRGTAEEEEVMLGAELYNDIDCENKCHSHFHDTVGQSNEQHHHHHDYHHILHHHHSQNHHPHTHTHRHTHSYSLQHFQEAGVATLAWMVIMGDGLHNFSDGLAIGAAFTEGLSSGFSTSVAVFCHELPHELGDFAVLLKAGMSVRQAILYNLLSAMMGYLGMITGILIGHYAENVATWIFALTAGLFMYVALVDMVPEMLHNDASEAGFSHYGFFLLQNAGILLGFGIMLIIAIFEHRIQLDIGF from the exons ATGGCAGGGAAGAGATGTAATCTCGCCATCCTCCGTGTAATAAAAGACACTCGCGCTGTTTCCGGTTTTTATGATGACGTTTCTTTGCACACGGTCTGGTTGAAGTGCTCGTGGTGTTGTGTGCAGAATCGCCGTCCAGAACGCGCTTACTTTCGAGTGTGGTGCGCGTGTGGACTCCCG gatGCCAGTATGATTGGAACGTGGCCATACCTCTTTCCAGTAATGTTACTGACATTGCCGTGGGCGTGTTCAGTGCAGGCAGGTTCAGGCTGCAAGTCAATGGCCATCCCGGCTGATGGTCAGATGGCAGAACAGGCACAGCAGCGCCACCTACAGGCTCTATTTGACAAATACGGGCAAAATGGGAGTATTTCCTTAGAAGGTCTGTACAACCTACTAAAGGGGGTGGGGCTAGACCGCATCCGAAAAGTGATGGTGCATCACGACAGCAACGAACACAATCACACGCACACGCATGATCACGCACACGCTCATGTGGACAAACTCACCATGCACGCACATCCTGTCCACAACAAGAAGGGGGTTATTGACCATAATGTGGAAAAGAGTGACCCCGTCCCAAAAGTTCAGTCTGATCCTGCCTCGGGGAAGAAAAGCCAATCGGATGCTCATCATAATCTCTACATGAAGATGAATCAGGACTTGATCACAACTTTGACAACGCCCTCCTACGTCACAAAATCACGCCGGACCAATCGTAGTGCAGACTATGATTTAACGCAGGACCACGCCCCCTTTAACTCCACCCAGAGCAATGTAACACAGTCTAACCACACGCACCAGACTGAGGACACACCCACTCATGCACACGATGACCATGATCACGATGGACTTGACCATTCGAGTCTACCG tGTCAAAATGCCTCCACAATCTTGCAGTCACATGGCATGACAAAGGAAGTGGGTCTCTCTGTCAAGGACTTTAGTTACCTGTGCCCTGCCCTTCTCATGCAGATTGATTCCAGTTCTTGCCTTATGCATGATGATGACCATTCAG ATCATTCCCATCATCACAaccaccaccaccatcatcatcacaATCACAATCACACTAATGGCAGAAGCCCAAGGAATGCTTCAATTACCATTG CTTGGATTGGAGGGTTTCTCTCCATTACTTTAATCAGTTTACTGGCATTAGTTGGGGTGGTTTTGATTCCACTCATAAACAGAGTTTGCTTCAACTTCCTGCTGAGCTTCCTGGTGGCCCTTGCAGTGGGAACTCTCAGCGGAGATGCTCTCCTCCACCTCATACCACAT TCTCAGGGTCATCACCACCATGGCCACTCTGAGCATCATCACCATGGCGAAGAGATGGAAGAGGATTCCCTTCGGCCTGTGTGGACAGGACTCACAGCTCTGAGTGGAGTCTACATCATGTTCCTCATCGAACACTTCCTGACCCTTGGCAAAATgtacaaagacaaaaaacagaAG GTGCAGAAGAGGGTTGATCTCGTCACAGaagatctggaatctgagaaaCTGCCATCATTAGAAGACAATGACGTCAAAACAATTGAAG GTGCTGAAACGAACGGTGGAAGTGCACATGGGCGGGGCACTGCAGAGGAAGAGGAGGTGATGTTGGGGGCGGAGCTCTACAATGACATTGACTGTGAAAACAAATGCCACTCCCACTTCCATGACACCGTTGGCCAGTCAAACGAGcagcatcatcatcaccatGACTATCACCACATATTGCATCACCACCACTCCCAGAACCACCACCcgcatacacacacgcacagacacacacactcctaCTCGCTTCAGCACTTCCAGGAGGCCGGCGTGGCCACGCTCGCCTGGATGGTCATCATGGGAGACGGACTTCACAACTTTAGTGACGGACTTGCCATAG GGGCGGCGTTTACAGAAGGTCTGTCCAGTGGTTTTAGTACCTCAGTTGCTGTGTTCTGCCATGAGCTTCCTCATGAGCTTG GTGATTTTGCGGTCTTACTGAAGGCGGGTATGTCAGTACGACAGGCCATCTTGTACAATCTGCTCTCAGCCATGATGGGATATTTGGGCATGATCACAGGCATTCTGATCGGTCATTATGCTGAAAACGTTGCCACGTGGATCTTTGCTCTCACGGCTGGGTTATTCATGTATGTCGCTCTCGTGGACATG GTACCTGAGATGTTACACAATGACGCGAGCGAAGCAGGCTTCAGTCACTACGGCTTCTTCCTCCTGCAGAATGCTGGGATACTCCTAGGCTTTGGCATCATGCTTATTATTGCCATTTTTGAGCACAGGATTCAACTTGACATTGGCTTCTGA
- the LOC127152306 gene encoding cytochrome P450 7B1 isoform X1 — protein sequence MLEYLLTIFLGFMSVLLLCALCGRRRKEGEPPLIKGWIPFLGKALEFRKNSQQFLTQLQKKHGDIFTVHIAGRYITFIMNPLQYPSVIKHGKQLDFHTFSDSAASRTFGYPPVRSGLFPGMSDSIQRSYTLLQGPALDPLTFSMMGNLQQVLRRRFLSNKESGPDSNWHEAELYEFCKCVMFQTTFNTLYGHSSNLHLDQLREDFEKFDAIFPLLMARVPIALLGKTKEIREKLTRFFYPQKVAEWNAPCEFIQTRTALFQKYDTLQDRDKAAHHFAMLWASVGNTIPAAFWCLYHLISCPEALEAVRAEIVSVIGEKNMQLIFEEDITITRQQLEQMVYLESSINESLRLSSVSMNIRVVQEDFCLRLDAQHSISLRKDDIVALYPQTTHLDPEIYDQPQLFQFDRFVEDGKEKTDFYKCGQKVRYYRMPFGSGATQCPGRFFAMNELKQFVCVTLLMCEMQLLENQKEVMLDNSRAGLGIMPPANQITFRYRTKKPRDNMEREE from the exons ATGTTGGAGTATTTATTGACGATCTTTCTGGGCTTTATGTCCGTCCTGCTGTTGTGCGCTTTGTGCGGTCGCAGGCG GAAGGAGGGTGAGCCCCCACTGATTAAAGGCTGGATTCCATTCTTGGGAAAAGCTCTAGAGTTCAGAAAAAACTCTCAGCAGTTTCTTACACAACTGCAGAAGAAGCATGgagatatttttactgtacatatagCAG GAAGGTACATAACATTCATAATGAACCCCCTCCAGTACCCGTCTGTGATCAAACATGGAAAACAGCTGGATTTCCACACGTTTTCAGACAGCGCAGCATCCAGGACATTCGGTTACCCACCTGTCCGGAGTGGCCTTTTCCCTGGAATGAGTGACAGCATTCAGCGGAGTTATACTCTGCTGCAGGGGCCTGCCCTCGACCCGCTCACTTTCAGCATGATGGGAAACTTGCAGCAGGTCCTGCGACGCCGCTTTCTGTCTAATAAAGAGTCTGGGCCTGATAGCAATTGGCACGAGGCGGAACTGTATGAGTTCTGTAAATGTGTAATGTTTCAGACCACGTTTAACACGCTGTATGGACATTCGTCAAATCTACATCTGGATCAGCTGCGAGAGGACTTTGAGAAGTTTGATGCCATTTTCCCTTTACTCATGGCCCGTGTGCCCATCGCCTTGCTgggaaaaaccaaagaaattcGTGAGAAGCTGACGAGATTTTTCTACCCTCAAAAAGTGGCAGAATGGAATGCTCCGTGTGAGTTCATACAGACCCGAACGGCCCTGTTCCAGAAGTATGACACACTTCAGGACAGAGATAAAGCAG CACATCATTTTGCCATGCTTTGGGCATCAGTGGGAAACACCATCCCAGCAGCCTTCTGGTGTCTTTACCACCTAATTTCCTGCCCGGAAGCCCTTGAAGCAGTGAGAGCAGAGATTGTCAGTGTGATCGGAGAGAAGAACATGCAGTTGATCTTTGAAGAGGACATCACAATTACACGACAACAGCTAGAACAGATGGTTTACCtgg AGAGTTCAATAAATGAGAGTTTACGTCTTTCCTCTGTATCAATGAACATCCGTGTGGTTCAGGAGGATTTCTGTTTGCGTCTGGATGCCCAGCATTCAATCAGCCTGCGAAAAGATGACATTGTTGCTCTTTACCCACAAACCACACACCTTGACCCTGAAATATATGATCAGCCTCAG CTTTTCCAATTTGACCGTTTCGTGGAGGACGGGAAggaaaaaactgatttttacaAATGCGGCCAGAAGGTCCGGTACTATCGTATGCCTTTCGGCTCTGGAGCCACACAGTGTCCAGGGCGTTTTTTTGCCATGAATGAGCTGAagcagtttgtgtgtgtgactttGCTCATGTGCGAAATGCAGTTGCTGGAGAACCAGAAGGAGGTGATGCTAGACAACAGCCGTGCAGGTCTGGGCATCATGCCACCTGCTAATCAAATCACTTTCAGATACAGAACCAAAAAACCTCGAGACAACATGGAGAGGGAGGAATGA
- the LOC127152306 gene encoding cytochrome P450 7B1 isoform X2: MNGPSRKEGEPPLIKGWIPFLGKALEFRKNSQQFLTQLQKKHGDIFTVHIAGRYITFIMNPLQYPSVIKHGKQLDFHTFSDSAASRTFGYPPVRSGLFPGMSDSIQRSYTLLQGPALDPLTFSMMGNLQQVLRRRFLSNKESGPDSNWHEAELYEFCKCVMFQTTFNTLYGHSSNLHLDQLREDFEKFDAIFPLLMARVPIALLGKTKEIREKLTRFFYPQKVAEWNAPCEFIQTRTALFQKYDTLQDRDKAAHHFAMLWASVGNTIPAAFWCLYHLISCPEALEAVRAEIVSVIGEKNMQLIFEEDITITRQQLEQMVYLESSINESLRLSSVSMNIRVVQEDFCLRLDAQHSISLRKDDIVALYPQTTHLDPEIYDQPQLFQFDRFVEDGKEKTDFYKCGQKVRYYRMPFGSGATQCPGRFFAMNELKQFVCVTLLMCEMQLLENQKEVMLDNSRAGLGIMPPANQITFRYRTKKPRDNMEREE; this comes from the exons ATGAATGGGCCAAGTAG GAAGGAGGGTGAGCCCCCACTGATTAAAGGCTGGATTCCATTCTTGGGAAAAGCTCTAGAGTTCAGAAAAAACTCTCAGCAGTTTCTTACACAACTGCAGAAGAAGCATGgagatatttttactgtacatatagCAG GAAGGTACATAACATTCATAATGAACCCCCTCCAGTACCCGTCTGTGATCAAACATGGAAAACAGCTGGATTTCCACACGTTTTCAGACAGCGCAGCATCCAGGACATTCGGTTACCCACCTGTCCGGAGTGGCCTTTTCCCTGGAATGAGTGACAGCATTCAGCGGAGTTATACTCTGCTGCAGGGGCCTGCCCTCGACCCGCTCACTTTCAGCATGATGGGAAACTTGCAGCAGGTCCTGCGACGCCGCTTTCTGTCTAATAAAGAGTCTGGGCCTGATAGCAATTGGCACGAGGCGGAACTGTATGAGTTCTGTAAATGTGTAATGTTTCAGACCACGTTTAACACGCTGTATGGACATTCGTCAAATCTACATCTGGATCAGCTGCGAGAGGACTTTGAGAAGTTTGATGCCATTTTCCCTTTACTCATGGCCCGTGTGCCCATCGCCTTGCTgggaaaaaccaaagaaattcGTGAGAAGCTGACGAGATTTTTCTACCCTCAAAAAGTGGCAGAATGGAATGCTCCGTGTGAGTTCATACAGACCCGAACGGCCCTGTTCCAGAAGTATGACACACTTCAGGACAGAGATAAAGCAG CACATCATTTTGCCATGCTTTGGGCATCAGTGGGAAACACCATCCCAGCAGCCTTCTGGTGTCTTTACCACCTAATTTCCTGCCCGGAAGCCCTTGAAGCAGTGAGAGCAGAGATTGTCAGTGTGATCGGAGAGAAGAACATGCAGTTGATCTTTGAAGAGGACATCACAATTACACGACAACAGCTAGAACAGATGGTTTACCtgg AGAGTTCAATAAATGAGAGTTTACGTCTTTCCTCTGTATCAATGAACATCCGTGTGGTTCAGGAGGATTTCTGTTTGCGTCTGGATGCCCAGCATTCAATCAGCCTGCGAAAAGATGACATTGTTGCTCTTTACCCACAAACCACACACCTTGACCCTGAAATATATGATCAGCCTCAG CTTTTCCAATTTGACCGTTTCGTGGAGGACGGGAAggaaaaaactgatttttacaAATGCGGCCAGAAGGTCCGGTACTATCGTATGCCTTTCGGCTCTGGAGCCACACAGTGTCCAGGGCGTTTTTTTGCCATGAATGAGCTGAagcagtttgtgtgtgtgactttGCTCATGTGCGAAATGCAGTTGCTGGAGAACCAGAAGGAGGTGATGCTAGACAACAGCCGTGCAGGTCTGGGCATCATGCCACCTGCTAATCAAATCACTTTCAGATACAGAACCAAAAAACCTCGAGACAACATGGAGAGGGAGGAATGA